GCCGGAGACGGGCAGGAACGCATCCTGCGCAACGCCGCGGGCATCAAGCACTCCATCGGCCTACTCGTGGAGACCCGGGTGGACGCCCGCACCGACGCCGAGGAGCAGGATCCGGCCCTGAACAGCAGGCGCCGGGTGGACAGCCAGCTCACAGCACTGGACGGCGCCTTCCGCTTCGTGGCCGAGCGGCGCACCCGCGTCGAGGCCGCCACGGGACGTGCCCGGCTCGCGGGCTTCACCGACCGGGGACCGGTGTATCTCGGCGGAGCCGACAACGATCCGGCGACGCCCGACCAGACATTGGCCGACCCGCCCTGCGGCTACCGGTTGTCCGCGGCGCAGTACGCGGACGTACGGGACGAGCTGGCTCTGCACGGAGTCGTGTCCCTGCCGCTGGGGCCGAGGGGCCTGGACGGAGCGTATGTGCCCCTGCGGCAGTCCCAGCGTCAGCTCGTCGCGCTGCTGCTCGACGGACGGGCCGCCTACCACCTCACCGAGGGGCAGCCGCGCACGCGGTGCTGACACCGGGCCCGGCGCTGCGGCACGGTGCGTGACGCGACACCCACAGCGTGTCGAGCGAGTGGGCGTCGGCGCACCGGGGTCCGCTGGGACCCCATAGAATCGGCCTCCTCATGAGTGCAACCCTCGTCGCCAAGGACCTCTCCGCCGGGCACGGCGAACGATCACTGTTCTCCGGACTCGACCTCGTGGTCGCACCTGGTGACGTGATCGGTCTCGTCGGTGTCAACGGCGCCGGAAAGTCCACGCTCCTCAAGCTGCTCGCCGGGATCGAGAAGCCCGAACAGGGCACCCTGCGTCTGTCGCCGCCCACCGCCTCCGTCGGCCACCTCCCCCAGGAACCGGAGCGGCGCGACGGCGAGACCGTCCGGGACTTCCTCGCCCGGCGCACCGGTGTCGCCGCCGCCCAGTCCGCGATGGACGAGGCGACCCAGGGCCTGGTCGACGGCACGCCCGGTGCGGACGACGCGTACGCGGCGAGCCTGGAGCGCTGGCTCGCGCTCGGCGGAGCCGACCTCGACGAGCGTGCCGACGAGGTCGCCGACTCGCTCGGGCTGTCCGTCGGGCTCGACCAGCCCATGACCTCCCTGTCCGGAGGCCAGGCCGCACGCGCCGGCCTCGCCTCACTGCTGCTGTCCCGCTATGACGTGTTCCTCCTCGACGAGCCCACCAACGACCTGGACCTGGACGGTCTGGAGCGGCTGGAGAAGTTCGTCCGGAGCCTGCGCGCCGGCACCGTGGTCATCAGCCATGACCGCGAGTTCCTCGCCCGCACCGTCACCAAGGTCCTCGAACTGGACCTCGCCCAGCAGCAGATCGCCCTCTACGGCGGTGGATACGAGGCGTACCTGGAGGAACGCGACACGGCACGTCGCCACGCCCGCGAGGAGTACGAGGAGTACGCCGACAAGCGGGCCGCGCTGGAGGACCGTGCCCAGACCCAGCGCTCCTGGATGGACAAGGGCGTCAAGAACGCCCGCCGCAAGGCGGGCGACAACGACAAGATCGGGCGCAAGTTCCGCAGCGAGTCCAGCGAGAAGCAGGCCGCCAAGGCGCGCCAGACCCAGCGGATGATCGAACGCCTCGACGTGGTGGAGGAGCCCCGCAAGGAGTGGGAGCTTCGGATGGAGATCGCCACCGCACCCCGCTCCGGGTCCGTGGTCGCCACCCTGCGCGACGCCGAGTTGCGGCGGGGCGACTTCCACTTCGGGCCGGTCTCCCTCCGGATCGACTGGGCCGACCGGGTCGCCATCAC
This DNA window, taken from Streptomyces sp. SCSIO 30461, encodes the following:
- a CDS encoding ABC-F family ATP-binding cassette domain-containing protein, which codes for MSATLVAKDLSAGHGERSLFSGLDLVVAPGDVIGLVGVNGAGKSTLLKLLAGIEKPEQGTLRLSPPTASVGHLPQEPERRDGETVRDFLARRTGVAAAQSAMDEATQGLVDGTPGADDAYAASLERWLALGGADLDERADEVADSLGLSVGLDQPMTSLSGGQAARAGLASLLLSRYDVFLLDEPTNDLDLDGLERLEKFVRSLRAGTVVISHDREFLARTVTKVLELDLAQQQIALYGGGYEAYLEERDTARRHAREEYEEYADKRAALEDRAQTQRSWMDKGVKNARRKAGDNDKIGRKFRSESSEKQAAKARQTQRMIERLDVVEEPRKEWELRMEIATAPRSGSVVATLRDAELRRGDFHFGPVSLRIDWADRVAITGANGAGKTTLLATLLGRLPLDAGHAALGSGVVVGEVDQARKLFHGTQSLLDAFCAAVPDTEPADVRTLLAKFGLKAAHVLRPAVSLSPGERTRAALALLQGRGVNLLVLDEPTNHLDLPAIEQLESALDSYGGTLLLVTHDRRMLDAVRTTRRVEVADGKVTES